In Silurus meridionalis isolate SWU-2019-XX chromosome 7, ASM1480568v1, whole genome shotgun sequence, the genomic stretch ATTGGTTCGAAAACACGGAAGAAATACACAGAAACCACATTCAAACGTGATGTTGTCATGTGACGTCACGTCAAAAAGTTTGCAAGCTATGGCACAACGTACTTTTGAAAATTGTTTCGAGTTACATTGTTAGTCATTAATGCACATGACGATGTCATcaagtataataatataaaatatttattttattttattatgctttGATTCGTCAAAAGAGTCGTTTGTTTGTTGTGATCAGGCTGGTTGCATTGAATGTGTTTGATTCGCTAAAACAAAGCAGTTTATAAGAGTCGTTTTATGAGTCGTTATTTACtggtatgtttttatttttttttttttatatcactaCATTGCAATGCCGCTGCTGTAAATCGGTCGAGAAAACTGattcaatttatattttatatattaggaTACCAGCGCTGGGGTGGCAGATAGGGTGGCAATGCTTTTTCTTAGGGTGCCAGTTACCACCCCATGCCACCCCGGTAGATCCGCCCCTGACTTTAGTTAtactgtggaaaaaaacaaacaaacactggaGACTACTTTcctaaataatataatgtaatacgATCATTGGTTCAGTAAATGTTAGAATACAGAAATCTTCACAATATCAACAGTTATACatctgtaatttttatttttaattgtttatgaCTTTCATTCCTAAGCAAAAGTCCCtaaactgttactatagaaacaatactGTATTAAAAGCCAAGCATTCGATATAAACCTGACGTTTACTAGGCGCTTGATTTACAAGATTTCCTCAAAATATTAGCGATCAATCTGTAACCCTTTTTTCAGAGGCCACAAATGGAACTGAAGTGTAAAAGCATTCCTGGATGATTGCATTCAAACAATAACATCTGtattgtttcatttttagtCTTTAAATCTCAAAtattcagtggttaagacacttTTTTTGGAAACAGACATTTGCCACCaagctttgtttgctttgaatataatttgtattaatGTTTAACTCGGAAGTCAACAGACTCAGGAATAAATTCCTGACTGTCTGACAAACTATATATTACAAATCGGGAATGTGATATATAGCTTTCACTGTTAATTCATTTTAGTAGTAATCGACacaggaatttaaaaaaatcttataaaaCGTCTAATATTGAGgttttatgacaaaaataaactcTATGAACTCGAACCTCTACTCttttaggaagatgttccatttgatgttggagtgtgattgtggagatttgtgcttactcagccacaagggtgatggtaaagtcaggcactgatgtaggtgaggtgggaGGAGGAGGCGGTTCCTGGAATGCTGTCACCATTTAcattcatcttaaaggtgtttgatagagttggagctctataacaggagatcttccactccaacccataaaaattatatcttcatggagctggctttgtgcacaggggcattgtcatggttGAAATCTCATATCTCATATCTTATATAATGCTACCATGAGGGattcaatacaattgtgtgcctacatctttgtggtaacgttgtggggaagaaccacatatggctggaaaagtcaggtgtctcaatacttttgtccatatatattttaaaatgcagaaagtacacaatgcaaataaaaatctaCTGGGTTCACGTTGGCGATACGTCTTGTTTGGTTTTCTAGTTCACTGATATTGACCTTTGCTCTTGCCAATGATCCTGACTTATCTGCATACTTCAGAACAATCACAAGCAGTGAAAAACTGATTCCTGACTTCCAGTCAACACAGCGGTTTTATAGAATCTGTTATATttcattgcaattttttttcatctgtatTTTTCATCTGTAACACCAGTGATGATTCTTAGCCTCAGCTCAGTTTGAACCTCTTTCCTATTTCTGTagcttttagatttttttacctCTTGTTTTGAACAAACAAATGTGGTTCATTATAATGCATCTAATATTCAGTTCttagtaattaaatatttttgctcAAAAACAATAGaaccgggtttttttttttctaatcgaTTAATGGattcattgattgattgattacacacatatgtacacaaaCCTTTTTCCTGAGGTCACTTGAGCAAGCCAGTCTTTTGGGTAACACTTAATCCACCACTTAATACCACCATGTCAcaattatagtgtatataatgtatgtactATTGGGTATCAGCATTCTGTGATAAGCCTTGAAGGTGATTAATGGTAATAGTTCAGAGTAAAAACAATGTGAGTTAACACGACTCAATTGTCTTCTGTGTATCAAACATCTGCCAGTATACACAACAAAATTGGCGACGAGGTCTggatcaacaactacagacgcGTCAAcaagactttaatggacataaaacaggaagagaaggatcgTGAAAAGACAGTGTGAGTcacatgaaagagagagaagctaATTAAAGTGTAAAGCTAAACTGCAAACGAGCAAAAATGTCAATGATTGGAACAATCACCACATTCGTTAGTAATGCTGAGCATTGGGGGACTTATGTGGAAAGAGTGGAAATATACTGTGGGGCTAATGGCGTTGCAGATGGAAAGAAAGTGGCTGTTTTGCTGAGCATGATGGGAGCAAAGATGTATGGACTGCTTTGTAGTTTGTTAACCCCTGAAAAGCCAGTTGATAAAACGTTTTAACAAATAGTGGACATTCTAAATGAAAATTTGAACCCCAAACCCCTATAAATTGCGGAAAGATTCCATAAGCGTAACCAAGCAAAAGGAGAAAGCAaggaaaccagactcaaaagggaaactcATTcgcatttgggtgacatcaagagtgtgattatagtctttaaacaatacagaacactggagagtgagaactaacatgagcactgaaatgtaagattatgagtgatgttttttctaaaatttcactcataaaatagctctacatttgcgatcatcacagatccaacagcACCTTCTCCATGCCaaaacctttaaacactcaaggaggtcaaATCAGCAGCAATTGAACTTGTATGTGTTGAAAAACAGAGGGCTTGCATTGTTCGGACGTGAGTGGCTGAGGAAAATACCTCTGGACTGGCACACAATTAATAAACCTGGATGTGTCCCAACAGGTCACAAACAAAGAGACACAAAAGACCCTAGtgcaaatgacaaaaaatgtgaaaacctGTGTTTCAGAAAGGAATAGGAACACTTAAGGGAATAAAAGCGAATTTGGATTTCGAAGAGACACTTCTCCCAAATCTGTTAAAGCTCGCCCAGTCCCGTACGCAATTCATCCCAAGGTGGAGGCAGAGCTGGATAATTTGgaaaaaattgacattttgcGCAGTAAGATGTTGGACACACTGCATGAAGAACATTTGGCcactgtaaaaatgaaaaacctTGCCCGAGGATCTGGCAAAGGCTTGTCCAGGATGTCAAAGGACCCAGAACTCTCCACCATTAGCTCCCCTGCATCCTGGGAATGGCTGTCAACACCATGGCAAAGAGTGCATGTCGACTTTGCTGGACCATTCAAGGACTCCATGTTCTTGATCGCCGTGGATGCGCATTCCAAGTGCCCTGAAGTTGTTCAAATGAAGACAACCACATCCGAAAAGACTGTTTCTGTGCTAAGAACAATAATCTTCAGAAACGGGCTGCCAGAACAGATATGCACGAATAATGGACGGCAGTTTGTCTGAGACGAGTTTTAGAAATTCATGAAGCTGAATAGAGTCAAGCACATTACTTCCACACCATACCATCAGGTTTGATAAGATCCAAGCGAGATCTTAAATTAATCTTCAGGAATTCAAGATTTTGCTTGGATCTCATCAAACATGTTTGACGAGATgtggaaaacaaacaatttgTGCACATGAACaatagacaaacaaaaaaacttccaAGTAGGACAAGAAGACTTAGCATGATGGCAGCCAGGTACCATCACCACCAGAACTGGACCCTTGATGTACACAGTAAAGGTTGGAGACAACACATGGAGACGGCATGCAGATCAGCTGGTGGATCGTCGCTGTTATCTGTTCCTGATTCACCTGACAATGTCCCTAATTTTAATGACAAGGTCAATGATGCTGTTAAGACACATGAACCATCCTAAAACGCACAATGATAAATAAGATGTGACTATTACAGGTATCAGCATTCTGTGATAggcctgccctctagtggtgactcATATAGTGATGTATTGAAGTTAATATTTCAGAGAAAAAACAAGTTAACATGACTCAATTGGCTGCTGTGTATCATCCATCTGCCAGCATACACAAcatatagaaaccatcaataccatacaaaaacacaatataacaacacatggcattacagagagagaggcatttcacatatggagggtgaataccattttactaaagcaagctccaaacctctacactactaTGTAGtgatgctgacgctattcttggccagctagctggtcctgtgaggcaaatttgaaatctgattggttaaagaaacagacccattgctcaTATAGTCTAATGAACatcggccagcactactgattttgaaggccctgggcagattagattgccatggcagcacataggggctaaaatctgattggacaaaaaaaaaaaatctaacatccacatacacgtactggaagtagtgcagccgagagaaacgatatgaaatgaagagaataaactgttgggaataaattaatacaatttaatggtATATTAGAATTTACATTGCatatgtaggtcagtgcttctaatAATGTTTAGGCTAGCAGAGGaagctttgctggccctgactttTAAATAGAGAGTAGCAGCAGTTTATACGTAACAATCTAGTAGAAACTCTTCTttgatataaacacattatatttcAAGGGgaagtgcaaagtaatgaggagtgtgttagagaagaaaagaagagagtgcaggcaggggggagtgggtggagaagagcgatagcaggagtgatttgtgatagaagagtatctgtgagagtgaaagggaaagtttataggactgtggtgagacctgagatgttgtatggattagagacagtggcattgagtagaagacaggaggtggagctggaggtagcagagctgtaGATgagaggttttcgttgggagtgacgacgagggacaggtttagaaatgagtttattagagggacagcgcatgtaggacgttttggtgacaaggtgagagaggtgagattgagatggtttggacatgtgcagaggatggacatgaattatattggtagaagaatgctgagtatggagccaccaggtaggaggaaaagaggaaggccaaggaggaggttcatggatgtggtgagggaagacatgcaggtagttggtgtgaaagaggcagatgtagaggacaggggggtatggagacggatgatccgctgtggtgacccctaatgtgagcagccgaaagaagaagaagaagatatttcAAGGGGAAGAACTAGTTTTAGACGTTGTATCTAaggcatacaaacacacatcctGGAGCAGGAGCTTGGAACTTGTTGGCAAACTTGAATGAGGCAAAAGGCCAGAAATATTAACTgtggaccttttttttcttcgagTTCTTAAAAGTATACTAAACAGTGcatactatttaaaaatatcaaGTGAGCCCCCAAGTGTGCATCATTCCTAAGTCCTCCCTACCATCCACCTTTACACACATACCTTTCTCAAATATGTGTCTATTCTTGAAATAGGTACCACATGGACCCAGGAAATAGTAGATCTGCTGCTGAATAATGGAGATGCCGAAATTTGCAGGAGAGCTCCAACCTCCGAACGAATCCCATTTCTGGAGATCTTTTCCCCTCCTCCAATTCCATCAGGTAAAAACACAAACTCTAACTCATTCGCTTGCTTTACTTACTAAAACCGGTATTACTTATTGGatatgtgtttcttctgaaATGTACTCAAGTTTTTGGGCAAAATGTAATTCATCTCTGTACTTAAGtcatttttggtttgtttccaaaactttctagttttactttggattaaagatataagcaattttgactctctactcaactacatttatgatttgatAAATGCACTTTTTACTCCGCCGTATTTTAACTGACAATGACCGTTTgttgcacctctgttgaagatgtcattaaAGTTTAACGCTCCTTTTTAGCACCACTGGCcacattttcagtccaaaaagagcCAAAGTCCAAAACCTTTGagaatcagctttttttttattaaaaattaatagtGAGACTGAGAGATGCATCAAAACCCAGCCAGTTCTGAATGATTTACTTCgatttatttgtccattgaatactaaCGGTTCTTTGTGACATGAcgtgtcattttatttgttaaatgaagATCcgtttttgaaagattgctttactactttgtcttgTTTGTTGAGCGACTTGTTTGATCGttgtttgtttcattcattttacacGAGACTGTGCGCTGCATGGAAAGcgttatataatattatttatgatttatataattatattcattaataaatatatattcatatttatttcatttagcacattattataatttagggttttttttataaagtgtaGTACAATTTTACATGGAGTATAAgcgtattcatttaaaaatgtatggtTGATtcatcggttatcggcaagtatgTAACCTGTAGTTATTAACggagcctaattatttgttggattcacccaccaaccacatgcatatgcataagtaagtaaatgttttcattttaatagcagtgaatatgaaaaatgacattatgacagtgataatgctcttttaatagacTTTTGAAAGCATCTGGCATtaggaggcataataaatacatttaaaaattataataaaatctcTACAATAACACTTGTATTCACAGCCCACGTCATTTCCTGCcccccattaaagaaagaaacccCATGTAACTATACACTGTATGGCtaaaagtagatttttttgtccaccTGTTCTTCAGGGCTggaactaataaaaaaaatgaaaccgcCCAGATTcatcaagacacatttacccATACAGCTGGTGCCTGAAGGATTCTGGGAAAAGAAATGCAAGGtgagtattaaaaacttcatttcattttacaCCAAGAGCAGAAAATTGTATGGAATTTTGTGATATAATGGaatgtcagtgctttgtacCAGTCCACTGTAAATAACCAACaaattcaaaaatgttttttaataataataattgctatTATATAATAGCAATTATCAGCCAGAATATTCACCTTTCTATGTACACCTATTGTTTTTCCAGGTTATTTATGTGGCTCGAAATGCTAAAGACAACCTGGTCAGCTATTACCACTTTGATCGAATGAACCAGACTCAGCCAGAACCGGGTCCATGGGAAGAATATATTCAGAAGTTCATTAAGGGAAAATGTAagataaccaaaaaaaaaacgtttaaagatctgctttcatACATTGCTTTTGCAGTACCTGAAAACTGCCGCTCTTCACTATTATGTCCACAGTGGCCTGGGGATCGTGGTATGACCATGTGAAAGGTTactggagagaaagagagaagagaaatatCCTTTACCTCTTTTATGAGGACATGAAAGAGGTATgagatgtttttaaatgtttctcaGCCATTTATATCATGTAGTTTATAAAATAACATAGTAGCCTACAAGCTGAAGCCTTCGTACTATATTTATTGACAAAAAAGTAACCATAATTTCACAAAACggttatttaatataaatatttatttattttttattttttagaaatttaGATATATGGCAATCATAGTGGGCTTTCCTTGACCATATTTGAAGAAtgtattcaaaagaaaaaagaaaaaaagaatatatatcaCATAGACATAAGCATTCAGACCATTCGCTGAGGCCGTTCGAAATTCAGCTCAGTCGATTtccacattaatacattttcggttttcttttcgtttttttggccttccgtccacactgagacgtttttaatcaacaaaaatgaagaaaacgCTCTCATTTTCACGCCATTTAAAGagatggaaagtaaataaatggcgCCGGTCGAAGCGCCTTATGTTTTTCTCACGTGCGGTGtgaatgagcaacttttgggaaacgttTGAAAACGAAAGTGTGGACAAAAGTCTTTCGTTTCAAATGGCaaaatttttacaattttaaatgcaCAGAGAAAGGCATTAAATGACAAAACATTAAACGTGGGTTGATTCATTTGCATACGAATCAGATGTGCAAGCAAACACGTGACCAGGTATGTTGAGATGAAGGTGActtgcagtggtggacgaagacacacaaaccatgtagtattaatgcagtaaaagtaaaattgctcCTATTggactttcacttgagtaaatgtactatgatttattacggctataatgttcctattatcatttttgtcacaagattctTGATTAAATAAAGACTCTAAGACTCTTAACACAccgatttattacatttatcatgagcccaaaaccttcatttcaactacttcaaataAAATACGGCCACCGGTGTCGTTTATTCGTCTcagaatgttctgcttgctgtcgaactaacgctgaactgtatgttagtgATAAGTAGaaaccaccaagcgccaatcaaaacaagttcaaaactgAGCGAGCGCTTGACCCCGATTGGTGGCTTGATGCGTGTTTGACcaagtttttatcctcataaataaaaggaatgatttcccaaaatgtagttgagtaaaatgtaagagatttatgaaatgtattgaagttaaagtaaaagtctcctcaaatgaaaatactttattactgtccaccactggtgaaCCCCCAGTTGGAATCATAACCCCCAGTTCGGGAAGTCCTTGTATACGATGTGTTTCGGTTTCCATTTCGAATCCAGGACCCTCGTCGAGAAATAGTGAGAATCATGCAGTACCTGGACCTGTCGCTCCCCGACGACATCATCGACAAGATCGTGGAGTTGACATCCTTCAATGTCATGAAAGACAACCCAATGGCCAACTAcacgttcatcccaaagataGTGTTCGACCAGTCCATCTCTGCTTTTATGAGGAAAGGTCTGTAAGCACGACGTTAATAACATTTCCTTACCAAGATGTATAATCAATGACCAATGTATGATCAGTGTGTTTCTTCTCTACAGGAGAGGTTGGAGATTGGACCAACTACTTTACACCAGCTCAGTCCCAGATGTTTGATGAAGACTACACCAGACAAATGGCTGATGTAGATATTCCCTTTCGTACCAGCATTTGAAGGCGTCATTGAGAACCTGCGCTGGGATAAACACTAACCATTGATACACCAAATAAAATGTGACAACTCATATTTTTATGAAGGATTTGTAAGATGAAAAGATCTCAAAGATTGTACTGTGATTACTATATATAAATGACAGAAATCTAAAGACAACCAAAAACAGCAATTTCTGAccgtttctttttaaatgttgccGACATATTTTTTAAGCGTTTTGACCCAAAAAATTAACACCTAAGTAATAAACAGGATGTTTTTGTGCACcttgattatttttctgttaaTATGTAAATGTGGTGAGTTTCATAATTGCATTTGTTTCCTCGCCGGTCTCACGTTTTTCTCTCTTGTGAAGTTACTAAGACAGCAGCTTGCCTTGTTAGAGAGGAAGTCTTACATACGTCTTTTAGTGTCCCGTTACAGCATAGTCACAGCAGAAAACACCACAGCCTTCAAACATGGCCGCAACAGATACCACTTCTCGCACATTTCCCCCACAATACAGCaaacagggttagggttaggatagaATCAGCCTAACACTCTGTGGGGAGGAAttacagcacttttttttactgtaaagacaaaataaacaggacaaatacactgatcagacataacTTCATGACCAccggtcccccttttgctgccaaaacagttctgacccatctaACATTTACTTGTTCAGCAGTTttagctacaggagctcgtctgttcgatcagaccacacggaccagcctttgctccacACATTAATCAACGAGCCTTGGACACCAATGACCCTGTCCccagtttaccactgttcctcccTTAGACtgcttttgatagatactgaccactgcagactgggaaaatcccacaagagctatagttttggagatgctctgacccagtcgtctagatgtctcaatttgtcaaactcgctcaaatccttactctcacccatttttcctgttctCTTGCTGCCCAATGTATCcctcccactaacaggtgccacttCACCATTCAAaattttataatgtcataatgttatgcctgatcggtgctAGTTTATGTGTTTATGGAAGCGGTAGGTCTTCACGTGCCATTTTGCAGTGATTCAGCTGTTCGGCCATGTAGAGGAACTTTATTCCAAAAGCTCactgccagaacagaaaagagcctCGATGTAGACCTACCTGGAGATAAATCACCTAAGATGGCCAACAGTTCAGTTTTGCTGGGATTGAGTTTTAGCTTTATGAGCTCTAATTCATGATGATATGGCACGTGCTATAAAATAGACACTCTGGTTTGTTTGCAAATTTGCAAAGTGTACGCAAAAGTTCTTGCCTTTTTTGCTGTTTGATTATACCACCACTTTGTGTGCATGGTGTACTTTTTGATCTTGTCCTGTTTGGGTTCTCGATTCATGCTAAGCCTAGTGTTTCCTGCTTGGACGAGTTAGTATTAAAATCGAGACTGGCTCTGTTTActagaaagtactttatttatctacgtttacacactatcacctttaaaatagtccacttgcacagcaatacagcaccccCAGCATTCTCctggaacatgtcctggaaGACTCCTTTTCAAAGCGTGTCGAGTACCTTCTGCGATTTGTGCCGGATCTCCGCAACTATGTCAAAACAGCGACCAaaacaggagccaaatctggcaagtaggtTGGGCGTGACGTGAGGTCATGTGGATCGTTCTCCAACGATCATCGCGAACGTTTGCTGAACGGTTTCAATATTTTCCGGGGTTGAGCTCTTCCTGTTTTCTCGTGGTCTTCCAGGGATGtacttccgctcttgaagcgcaCATGCCACTTGAAACCCTTCGAAGGACTCATCGCAGCATCGTGGTATGTCACATCAAACGtctcatgtttgctctttggtCCAACTCTTTGGTCAGAagagcaccagttagcaccattgaaatttttttataccGCCTCATaaatcttctgtttttttttttttttcgttttttactTTGACTCAGCTTGATTTCTCTGAATTTCCTGTATTTGTTCTTGTTTTCAACATGTGACAGTTTTTAGACAGCTTTAGACCTCCCTAAAGCTACAACTTTACGTCTGCTTGACAAAATGCTAACACTGGAGATTCCttctatgtaaatgtaaaaaaaaattttaaaaaagtaaaatattg encodes the following:
- the sult1st6 gene encoding sulfotransferase 1C2 isoform X2, whose protein sequence is MDKKEDRMSYEDAVSKASSAIYRFPLIQVQGVPLRSLIAQNWSSICAFCPDASDLLISTYPKAGTTWTQEIVDLLLNNGDAEICRRAPTSERIPFLEIFSPPPIPSGLELIKKMKPPRFIKTHLPIQLVPEGFWEKKCKVIYVARNAKDNLVSYYHFDRMNQTQPEPGPWEEYIQKFIKGKLAWGSWYDHVKGYWREREKRNILYLFYEDMKEDPRREIVRIMQYLDLSLPDDIIDKIVELTSFNVMKDNPMANYTFIPKIVFDQSISAFMRKGEVGDWTNYFTPAQSQMFDEDYTRQMADVDIPFRTSI
- the sult1st6 gene encoding sulfotransferase 1C2 isoform X1; the protein is MDKEEKPMSYGEAIKKAANVLQRFPLVEVRGIPLMNLIAENWSSVWDFCPDPSDLLISTYPKAGTTWTQEIVDLLLNNGDAEICRRAPTSERIPFLEIFSPPPIPSGLELIKKMKPPRFIKTHLPIQLVPEGFWEKKCKVIYVARNAKDNLVSYYHFDRMNQTQPEPGPWEEYIQKFIKGKLAWGSWYDHVKGYWREREKRNILYLFYEDMKEDPRREIVRIMQYLDLSLPDDIIDKIVELTSFNVMKDNPMANYTFIPKIVFDQSISAFMRKGEVGDWTNYFTPAQSQMFDEDYTRQMADVDIPFRTSI